AATCAATAACTGCATAGAATCACAATagttctgatccagaactgcacggcattctgggaaatgtaggcagaggaaagacgtTAGCTGCTCAGCCGATATGCTAAGCTAGATTAGCGGAACCAATTGACTTGCTCACtttgtggttacctagcaacaacccaCTGGGTAActtctggttacctagcaacaacccgCTGGGTAACccgcgcagcagcagtttctggtTTCTCCACTGCGCCTCATAActgctgaaaaattaaaacaactgtgTGAAAAGTAGATGAAACAGGAAACGTCCCGCCAGCAGGACAAATAACTAATGGCTCGATGGTTACCATGGTAACGCCTGCCTACTTCCCATCCGTCAGGTTCGGGATGTGAGGATGATCTCTGACAGGAACTCACGGAGGTCAAAGGGCATCGCCTACATTGAGTTTGTGGAGGCCAGCTCGGTTCCTCTGGCCATCGGCCTGACAGGTCAGAGGCTGCTGGGGGTTCCCATCATCGTCCAGGCCTCACAGGTACCCACACACACCTGGACACATGGCGACGCAGCTCAGTGTGCTGGGGCAGACTGAACcgatggggtgtgtgtgtgtgtgtgtgtgtgtttgcaggcaGAGAAGAACCgagctgctgccgctgctgcagcCAATAGCCTTCAGAAGGGAACGTTTGGCCCGATGCGGCTCTACGTCGGCTCGCTGCACTTCAACATCACAGAGGAGATGCTGAGAGGGATCTTTGAGCCGTTTGGACGGgtgggacacacacacacacatgaacgCCTCCATCTAGGTGTGAACTATGACTGCAGCTAACGATTATTGTAATCGACActgctaaaacacaaaatcttaccaaggaaTTTTGGTCGTTTCTGATGCACATATCTTAGAAAACTTGAAATGGGGgcgctgtggtggcgcaggggcaaagcatgacccacgtattgaggccttagtcctggTGGCGGCGGTcacaggttcaattcccggcctggtgacttttgccgcatgtctttcccctctCTCATTGCCCTCTTTCCTGttgaactactttcaaataaaagccattAGAGCcaacaaacactttaaaaaaaaaaaaagaaagaaaagagaacttGAAATGACGCAAAACTAACAaataatttatcaataaaatatattagctaataattccttaatatagaTACAAATTTCTAGTTACGTTGGCAGATAAcgtttcatcaatattaagaagttattgacttaaaataagctaatTTCTTACGGAAaacttagttttgttttatttatttttttattaaactgaaactCCATTAGTTTTGGGTAGAACAAATTTACAAGGAAggttattttatcttaaatgaaaactgtttatatttgtGTCCAGTTTTGCTTTCTTAAACCCTTTTTAGGGTTTGTATTCTCCAgctaatgattaatcaattactaagttagttgattatttcagttCCTGATTAATCTGATTGATCAGCTGTGGTATGAACAGCCTGTTTGTGTCGCTCAGATTGAAAACATCCAGCTGATGATGGACAGCGAGACGGGCCGATCTAAAGGCTTCGGCTTCATCACGGTAAgttcctcctcatcatcagtagagcagaaCCTGGTGACATCTTTAGCCCGTTAGCATTAGCCTGTTAGCATTAGCCACCTGTGGTGCAGCGGTTCTGCGTTGTTAGTTTGCAGACGCAGAGTGCGCTAAGAAGGCACTGGAGCAGCTGAACGGCTTCGAGCTGGCGGGCCGGCCCATGAAGGTGGGTCATGTGACCGAGCGGACCGACGCCGCTGCCGCTTCCTCCTTCCTGGACAACGATGAGCTGGACCGGTCCGGCGTGGACCTGGGAACCACGGGGCGGCTGCAGCTGATGGCCCGGCTGGCTGAAGGTGAGGCCACGTCCCCTCTCACACCTGGTGTGACTCCGCCCCCACCTTCAAGGCTTAATTGTGTGTGTGGACAGGTACGGGCCTGCAGATCCCTCCTGCCGCTCAGCAGGCGCTGCAGATGAGTGGCGCCATCGCCATCGGCGCGCTGGCGGCCGTGTCAGGTAAACGCATCATCAGTCAGCTCATCTGCAGCTGTTCCTCCATCTCCTTTCAGTTTCTCACCTGTCTGTGTTCCAGCTGCCATGAATCCACCTCTGACCATGAACATGAGCACTCCGGCGCTTAACCTGCCGTCTCAGCCACTCGCCACTCACTGTTTCCAGCTGTCCAACATGTTCAACCCCAACAGGTGAGCGCACACCTGGTGATCAGACTGGAGATCGCTGCTGATGTTAGCTGCAGTGCAAATGAACGCAAAA
Above is a genomic segment from Xiphophorus couchianus chromosome 20, X_couchianus-1.0, whole genome shotgun sequence containing:
- the LOC114135394 gene encoding RNA-binding protein 39-like isoform X2, with amino-acid sequence MMADDLDIEAMLEAPFRKEDGKNQSPEGQEERSKRKKRSRSRDRKRSRSRDKKRSRSRERKGSRSRDRRRSRSRERRRSRSRERGGRYKDHHKHRRRSRSKSPIRKEKSPARLPLDNLTPEERDARTVFCMQLAARIRPRDLEEFFSAVGKVRDVRMISDRNSRRSKGIAYIEFVEASSVPLAIGLTGQRLLGVPIIVQASQAEKNRAAAAAAANSLQKGTFGPMRLYVGSLHFNITEEMLRGIFEPFGRIENIQLMMDSETGRSKGFGFITFADAECAKKALEQLNGFELAGRPMKVGHVTERTDAAAASSFLDNDELDRSGVDLGTTGRLQLMARLAEGTGLQIPPAAQQALQMSGAIAIGALAAVSAAMNPPLTMNMSTPALNLPSQPLATHCFQLSNMFNPNRVCVVFQ
- the LOC114135394 gene encoding RNA-binding protein 39-like isoform X1, whose protein sequence is MMADDLDIEAMLEAPFRKEDGKNQSPEGQEERSKRKKRSRSRDRKRSRSRDKKRSRSRERKGSRSRDRRRSRSRERRRSRSRERGGRYKDHHKHRRRSRSKSPIRKEKSPARLPLDNLTPEERDARTVFCMQLAARIRPRDLEEFFSAVGKVRDVRMISDRNSRRSKGIAYIEFVEASSVPLAIGLTGQRLLGVPIIVQASQAEKNRAAAAAAANSLQKGTFGPMRLYVGSLHFNITEEMLRGIFEPFGRIENIQLMMDSETGRSKGFGFITFADAECAKKALEQLNGFELAGRPMKVGHVTERTDAAAASSFLDNDELDRSGVDLGTTGRLQLMARLAEGTGLQIPPAAQQALQMSGAIAIGALAAVSAAMNPPLTMNMSTPALNLPSQPLATHCFQLSNMFNPNSENVPGWELDIQHDVIEECNKHGGVVHIYVDMNSAEGNVYVKCPSIPSAMAAVNALHGRYFGGKMITAAYVPLPTYHNLFPESATATQLLVPPVRR